The following coding sequences are from one Capsicum annuum cultivar UCD-10X-F1 chromosome 3, UCD10Xv1.1, whole genome shotgun sequence window:
- the LOC107854483 gene encoding ATP-dependent RNA helicase SUV3, mitochondrial isoform X2, translated as MASLLFRRRLSPSATISRGGNFYLLLWNMEAEASFGICNCLRQFSHSAAARKVDFTDLTHPHTWYPIARKKCRNVFLHVGPTNSGKTYYALKQLESSSSGVYCGPLRLLAWEVAKRLNKSNVPCDLITGQEREEVEDARHKSVTVEMADVSSDCDCAIIDEIQIIGCRSRGFSFTRALLGLAANELHLCGDAAAVPLVQEILKVTGDTVKVQYYERLSPLVPLKVPLGSFSNIRTGDCVVTFSRTEIYKMKKKIEAGGRHRCSVVYGSLPPETRTRQATMFNDASSNSDVLVASDAIGMGLNLNISRIIFSTLKKFDGVELRDLTVPEIKQIAGRAGRYKSKFPVGEVTCLDADDLPLLHSSLDSPSPVLERAGLFPSFDLLYMYSRLHPTHGLHEILEHFVDNAKLSEHYFIANCDELLKVAAVIDTLPLSLHDKYLFCISPVDMDDDISSQGLTQFATNYSKNGLVQLREIFTPGTLKVPKSHTALKELESIHKVLDLYVWLSYRLDESFPDRELASSQKAICSMLIEEFLGTVGWQKPRTKRSTQNSRLISLISREMRQQF; from the exons atggcatCTTTGCTCTTTCGCCGGAGACTATCGCCGTCGGCGACCATTTCAC GTGGTGGGAATTTTTATTTGCTCCTGTGGAATATGGAAGCAGAAGCTTCTTTTGGTATTTGCAATTGTTTAAGGCAATTCAGCCATTCCGCTGCTGCTAGAAAAGTTGATTTTACAGACCTTAC TCATCCGCATACTTGGTATCCAATTGCTCGCAAGAAATGCCGGAATGTCTTTTTACATGTGGGCCCAACAAACAGCGGCAAAACATATTATGCCCTAAAACAGCTCGAGTCAAGTTCTTCTG GTGTTTATTGTGGTCCTCTTAGGCTGTTGGCATGGGAGGTTGCGAAAAGGTTGAACAAGTCAAATGTTCCTTGTGATCTTATTACTGGACAAGAGAGGGAGGAAGTTGAGGATGCAAGACATAAGTCTGTTACAGTAGAGATGGCTGATGTTTCATCTGACTGCGACTGTGCGATTATTGATGAAATTCAG ATTATAGGATGTAGGTCAAGGGGTTTTTCATTTACACGTGCGTTATTGGGACTAGCTGCTAACGAGTTGCATCTGTGTGGAGATGCAGCAGCTGTTCCTCTTGTTCAGGAAATCCTCAAAGTGACTGGAGACACTGTCAAG GTTCAGTACTATGAGAGGCTCTCACCTCTTGTCCCATTAAAGGTTCCTTTGGGATCTTTCTCCAACATACGGACTGGTGATTGTGTTGTCACCTTCTCGCGTACCGAAATATACAAGATGAAG AAGAAAATTGAAGCTGGAGGAAGGCATCGTTGTTCTGTTGTTTATGGTTCATTGCCGCCAGAAACACGAACTAGACAG GCGACAATGTTCAATGATGCAAGCAGCAACTCTGATGTTCTTGTAGCAAGTGATGCAATTGGGATGGGTCTTAACCTTAACATTTCtagaattatattttcaacattAAAGAAATTTGATGGTGTTGAACTGCGGGACCTAACTGTACCAGAGATAAAGCAGATAGCAG GAAGAGCAGGCAGGTACAAATCAAAATTTCCTGTTGGTGAAGTAACTTGCTTGGACGCAGATGATCTGCCATTACTTCATTCCTCACTGGATTCTCCATCTCCTGTACTTGAG CGAGCTGGCCTCTTTCCAAGCTTTGACCTTTTATACATGTATTCTCGTCTACATCCAACGCATGGACTACATGAGATACTG GAGCATTTTGTGGACAATGCCAAGTTATCAGAACATTATTTCATTGCTAATTGTGACGAGTTGTTG AAAGTTGCTGCTGTTATTGATACACTACCCCTCAGTTTGCACGATAAATATCTTTTCTGTATAAG TCCTGTTGACATGGATGATGACATTTCATCTCAAGGCCTCACTCAA TTTGCAACAAATTATTCTAAAAATGGCCTGGTACAGCTGCGAGAAATATTTACTCCTGGGACGCTTAAGGTGCCAAAATCTCATACTGCGCTCAAGGAGCTTGAATCAATTCACAAG GTTTTGGATCTGTATGTTTGGTTGAGTTATCGCTTGGATGAGAGCTTTCCAGATCGAGAGCTGGCTTCCTCACAGAAGGCTATTTGCAGCAT GTTAATAGAGGAGTTCCTGGGAACTGTAGGATGGCAAAAGCCAAGGACAAAGAGATCAACTCAAAACAGTAGATTGATTTCACTGATCTCCCGTGAAATGAGACAGCAATTTTAA
- the LOC107854483 gene encoding ATP-dependent RNA helicase SUV3, mitochondrial isoform X1: MASLLFRRRLSPSATISRKILLHGGGNFYLLLWNMEAEASFGICNCLRQFSHSAAARKVDFTDLTHPHTWYPIARKKCRNVFLHVGPTNSGKTYYALKQLESSSSGVYCGPLRLLAWEVAKRLNKSNVPCDLITGQEREEVEDARHKSVTVEMADVSSDCDCAIIDEIQIIGCRSRGFSFTRALLGLAANELHLCGDAAAVPLVQEILKVTGDTVKVQYYERLSPLVPLKVPLGSFSNIRTGDCVVTFSRTEIYKMKKKIEAGGRHRCSVVYGSLPPETRTRQATMFNDASSNSDVLVASDAIGMGLNLNISRIIFSTLKKFDGVELRDLTVPEIKQIAGRAGRYKSKFPVGEVTCLDADDLPLLHSSLDSPSPVLERAGLFPSFDLLYMYSRLHPTHGLHEILEHFVDNAKLSEHYFIANCDELLKVAAVIDTLPLSLHDKYLFCISPVDMDDDISSQGLTQFATNYSKNGLVQLREIFTPGTLKVPKSHTALKELESIHKVLDLYVWLSYRLDESFPDRELASSQKAICSMLIEEFLGTVGWQKPRTKRSTQNSRLISLISREMRQQF, encoded by the exons atggcatCTTTGCTCTTTCGCCGGAGACTATCGCCGTCGGCGACCATTTCACGTAAGATTTTATTACATG GTGGTGGGAATTTTTATTTGCTCCTGTGGAATATGGAAGCAGAAGCTTCTTTTGGTATTTGCAATTGTTTAAGGCAATTCAGCCATTCCGCTGCTGCTAGAAAAGTTGATTTTACAGACCTTAC TCATCCGCATACTTGGTATCCAATTGCTCGCAAGAAATGCCGGAATGTCTTTTTACATGTGGGCCCAACAAACAGCGGCAAAACATATTATGCCCTAAAACAGCTCGAGTCAAGTTCTTCTG GTGTTTATTGTGGTCCTCTTAGGCTGTTGGCATGGGAGGTTGCGAAAAGGTTGAACAAGTCAAATGTTCCTTGTGATCTTATTACTGGACAAGAGAGGGAGGAAGTTGAGGATGCAAGACATAAGTCTGTTACAGTAGAGATGGCTGATGTTTCATCTGACTGCGACTGTGCGATTATTGATGAAATTCAG ATTATAGGATGTAGGTCAAGGGGTTTTTCATTTACACGTGCGTTATTGGGACTAGCTGCTAACGAGTTGCATCTGTGTGGAGATGCAGCAGCTGTTCCTCTTGTTCAGGAAATCCTCAAAGTGACTGGAGACACTGTCAAG GTTCAGTACTATGAGAGGCTCTCACCTCTTGTCCCATTAAAGGTTCCTTTGGGATCTTTCTCCAACATACGGACTGGTGATTGTGTTGTCACCTTCTCGCGTACCGAAATATACAAGATGAAG AAGAAAATTGAAGCTGGAGGAAGGCATCGTTGTTCTGTTGTTTATGGTTCATTGCCGCCAGAAACACGAACTAGACAG GCGACAATGTTCAATGATGCAAGCAGCAACTCTGATGTTCTTGTAGCAAGTGATGCAATTGGGATGGGTCTTAACCTTAACATTTCtagaattatattttcaacattAAAGAAATTTGATGGTGTTGAACTGCGGGACCTAACTGTACCAGAGATAAAGCAGATAGCAG GAAGAGCAGGCAGGTACAAATCAAAATTTCCTGTTGGTGAAGTAACTTGCTTGGACGCAGATGATCTGCCATTACTTCATTCCTCACTGGATTCTCCATCTCCTGTACTTGAG CGAGCTGGCCTCTTTCCAAGCTTTGACCTTTTATACATGTATTCTCGTCTACATCCAACGCATGGACTACATGAGATACTG GAGCATTTTGTGGACAATGCCAAGTTATCAGAACATTATTTCATTGCTAATTGTGACGAGTTGTTG AAAGTTGCTGCTGTTATTGATACACTACCCCTCAGTTTGCACGATAAATATCTTTTCTGTATAAG TCCTGTTGACATGGATGATGACATTTCATCTCAAGGCCTCACTCAA TTTGCAACAAATTATTCTAAAAATGGCCTGGTACAGCTGCGAGAAATATTTACTCCTGGGACGCTTAAGGTGCCAAAATCTCATACTGCGCTCAAGGAGCTTGAATCAATTCACAAG GTTTTGGATCTGTATGTTTGGTTGAGTTATCGCTTGGATGAGAGCTTTCCAGATCGAGAGCTGGCTTCCTCACAGAAGGCTATTTGCAGCAT GTTAATAGAGGAGTTCCTGGGAACTGTAGGATGGCAAAAGCCAAGGACAAAGAGATCAACTCAAAACAGTAGATTGATTTCACTGATCTCCCGTGAAATGAGACAGCAATTTTAA
- the LOC107854482 gene encoding pentatricopeptide repeat-containing protein At3g22670, mitochondrial, with the protein MITKLKRFPHFWCLGAQRLLNVRRSSIYHVSDDLLCNRFCTVTKTINTNQQPTVTESPELPDWVRVVKEEEAVVEPEDDDFLLPSFSEWIKNEKLRAREVDVRGLVSDMTENDVDKISKVLRFHFKSPDAVVDALNDCRFDVSECLVEQILKRFSCEWLPSYGFFKWAKVQKDVTLSSDLYNLMVDNLGQSKKFDLMRELLDEMNHLKGYISLNTLSKIMRRFSKAGKYEDAIETFTRMEEFGVQKDTNAMNLLLNALVRGGSVERAHTVYLDLKNRIAPSVQTYNILVHGWCRARKIEEANETVKDMEEHGFGPDVVTYTCFIEAHCREKDFRKVDAIFKEMQMKGCSPSVVTYTIYMKALGQAKEENKALDVYEKMKQNGCVPDNSFYSSLIHMLGMSGRLKDCYDIFEDMPNRGVSPDTFTYNTMITIAAHSSKEEDALKFLQKMDENQCKPDICTYAPLFKMCCRMRRPKVLTFLLNHMFKNDVSMDLGTYALLVRGLCRNRNLERACAVFELAVLRGFLPTHTMYDNLVKELEKRGLNGKKKRVEELMSQAKQQGSDDSSERPIKIEE; encoded by the coding sequence ATGATAACAAAGTTGAAGCGTTTCCCGCATTTCTGGTGTTTGGGAGCTCAAAGGCTTCTGAATGTGCGGAGGAGTTCTATTTACCATGTTTCTGATGATTTGTTGTGCAATAGATTTTGTACTGTGACTAAGACAATTAATACTAATCAGCAGCCAACAGTAACTGAGTCACCAGAACTTCCAGATTGGGTTAGAGTTGTAAAGGAGGAGGAAGCAGTGGTTGAACCGGAAGATGATGACTTCTTACTTCCCTCATTCTCAGAATGGATTAAAAATGAGAAGCTTCGTGCAAGAGAAGTTGATGTGAGAGGTTTGGTGAGTGATATGACTGAAAATGATGTTGATAAGATCAGCAAAGTACTGAGGTTTCATTTCAAATCACCCGATGCTGTTGTAGATGCGTTGAATGATTGCAGATTTGATGTTTCAGAATGTTTGGTTGAGCAAATTTTGAAGAGGTTCAGTTGTGAGTGGCTACCTTCTTACGGATTTTTCAAATGGGCAAAAGTGCAAAAGGATGTCACACTTTCCTCTGATCTATATAATCTAATGGTTGACAACTTGGGGCAATCAAAGAAGTTTGATCTTATGAGGGAATTGTTGGACGAAATGAATCACTTAAAGGGATATATTTCATTGAATACTCTGAGTAAAATCATGAGAAGATTTAGCAAAGCTGGTAAATATGAGGATGCCATAGAGACATTTACAAGAATGGAGGAATTTGGTGTACAGAAGGATACAAATGCGATGAATTTATTACTCAATGCATTGGTGAGGGGAGGAAGTGTGGAGCGTGCTCATACGGTTTACCTAGATTTGAAGAATCGTATAGCTCCATCAGTTCAGACATACAATATCTTAGTGCACGGTTGGTGCAGAGCtagaaaaattgaagaagcaaaTGAAACCGTTAAAGATATGGAGGAGCATGGTTTTGGCCCTGATGTGGTTACTTATACTTGCTTCATTGAAGCCCATTGTCGTGAAAAAGACTTTCGCAAGGTTGATGCTATTTTTAAAGAGATGCAAATGAAGGGGTGCTCACCAAGTGTGGTGACATATACGATATATATGAAAGCTTTAGGGCAGGCAAAGGAAGAAAATAAAGCCTTGGATGTATATGAGAAGATGAAACAAAATGGTTGTGTTCCTGATAATTCGTTTTACAGCAGCTTGATCCACATGTTAGGAATGAGTGGGAGACTGAAGGATTGTTACGATATATTTGAAGATATGCCAAATCGAGGAGTCTCACCTGATACGTTCACATATAACACCATGATTACAATTGCTGCACACAGCTCTAAAGAAGAGGATGCTTTAAAATTTCTCCAGAAAATGGATGAGAATCAATGCAAGCCTGATATTTGTACTTACGCGCCATTATTTAAAATGTGCTGCAGAATGAGAAGGCCGAAGGTTCTAACCTTCTTATTGAACCACATGTTCAAAAATGACGTGAGCATGGATCTTGGAACATATGCACTTCTGGTTCGTGGTCTTTGTAGGAATAGGAATCTGGAGCGCGCTTGTGCTGTTTTTGAGCTAGCAGTGCTACGAGGTTTCCTACCTACGCACACCATGTACGATAATCTTGTCAAAGAACTTGAGAAAAGGGGTTTAAATGGCAAAAAGAAACGTGTAGAAGAACTGATGTCACAAGCTAAGCAACAAGGATCAGACGATTCATCTGAGAGACCTATAAAGATTGAAGAATGA